One genomic region from Flexibacter flexilis DSM 6793 encodes:
- the ruvX gene encoding Holliday junction resolvase RuvX, with amino-acid sequence MKRIIAVDYGTKRVGLAVTDPLQIIAGPLDTVHAKDVIEYLKKYCAQNPTESFVVGMPVRLDNTATNNTSHVRGFVRILQRTFPDIPVFTTDERFTSVIASQAMLDGGLGKKARANKATVDMVSAVIILQSFMQQRSLFAKYQQQDENTETNTL; translated from the coding sequence ATGAAAAGAATTATAGCCGTAGATTACGGCACAAAACGCGTCGGGCTGGCCGTTACTGACCCTCTGCAAATCATCGCAGGGCCGCTGGACACGGTGCACGCCAAAGACGTAATTGAGTACCTGAAAAAATATTGCGCCCAAAACCCAACAGAATCTTTTGTGGTCGGGATGCCCGTTCGTTTGGACAACACCGCCACCAATAACACTTCACACGTGCGCGGATTTGTGCGCATTTTGCAACGCACGTTCCCCGATATTCCTGTTTTTACGACCGACGAACGTTTTACTTCGGTCATCGCCTCGCAAGCCATGCTTGATGGCGGTTTGGGAAAAAAAGCCCGCGCCAACAAAGCCACCGTGGACATGGTCAGTGCCGTGATTATCCTGCAATCGTTCATGCAACAACGCAGCCTTTTTGCCAAATATCAGCAGCAAGACGAAAACACCGAAACTAACACGCTGTAA
- a CDS encoding DinB family protein translates to MKQPIARPNYADTPTYYHKYLDLSQNETDLILALEKNWQEIETLLKSIPAEKENYRYAPEKWTVKQLIGHIADCERMFAYRIWRFSRFDATELQPFDENHYAAHDRTDARTLAEMIEEFGYLRKSSIALLSYLTDEMLDFKGSVRGNSVTPRGIAWFMLGHGIHHINVLKERYL, encoded by the coding sequence ATGAAACAACCGATTGCACGCCCCAATTACGCCGATACGCCTACTTATTATCATAAGTATTTGGATTTGAGTCAGAACGAAACAGACTTGATTTTGGCGTTAGAAAAAAATTGGCAAGAGATAGAAACATTGCTCAAAAGCATTCCTGCCGAAAAAGAAAATTACCGTTACGCACCCGAAAAATGGACAGTAAAACAACTCATTGGCCATATTGCGGACTGTGAACGTATGTTTGCGTATCGGATTTGGCGTTTTTCGCGCTTCGATGCAACAGAGCTTCAGCCCTTCGACGAAAACCATTATGCCGCCCACGACCGCACCGACGCACGCACGTTGGCCGAAATGATAGAAGAATTTGGGTATTTGCGTAAGTCAAGTATTGCGTTGCTCTCGTACCTGACCGACGAAATGTTGGATTTCAAAGGCTCAGTTCGCGGCAATTCCGTAACGCCTCGCGGCATTGCGTGGTTTATGCTGGGGCATGGCATACACCATATTAACGTACTGAAAGAGCGGTATTTATAA
- a CDS encoding DMT family protein, giving the protein MTKGFLTVALLLLSNVFMTLAWYGHLELKKITWLQGLGLAGVILMSWGLAFFEYIFQVPANRLGFKDNGGPFSLFQLKIIQEAISLIVFMFFAVYVFKSDKLAWNYLVGFGFIVLAVFFIFKKN; this is encoded by the coding sequence ATGACAAAAGGATTTTTGACGGTAGCCCTATTGCTACTTTCTAATGTGTTTATGACGTTGGCTTGGTACGGCCATTTGGAACTCAAAAAAATAACGTGGCTACAAGGCTTGGGGCTGGCAGGCGTCATCTTGATGAGTTGGGGATTGGCATTTTTTGAATATATTTTCCAAGTGCCCGCCAATAGGTTGGGTTTTAAGGACAATGGCGGGCCATTTTCGCTGTTCCAACTCAAAATCATTCAGGAAGCCATTTCGCTGATTGTGTTCATGTTTTTTGCCGTGTACGTGTTCAAAAGCGATAAATTGGCTTGGAATTATCTGGTTGGGTTCGGGTTCATTGTGCTGGCCGTGTTTTTCATTTTCAAGAAAAACTAA
- a CDS encoding enoyl-CoA hydratase-related protein, with translation MEFITVNPQAKPAVALVSLNRPKELNALNLQLMSELRDAIQALDANPEVRAIVITGNEKAFAAGADIKQMAGKNTIDMLLADQFATWEAIRRCKKPLIAAVSGFALGGGCELAMTCDMIVASETAQFGQPEIKIGVIPGAGGTQRLTRAIGKAKAMELVLTGRFISAAEADRLGLVTRVVPVELCLSEALSLAAKVAEMSPLAVRLAKEAVNQTYENHLNDGLHFERKNFYMLFASDDQKEGMAAFIEKRKPQFTGR, from the coding sequence ATGGAATTTATTACCGTAAACCCACAGGCCAAACCAGCCGTTGCGCTCGTGAGCCTGAACCGACCGAAAGAGTTAAACGCCCTTAATTTGCAATTAATGAGCGAGTTAAGAGACGCAATCCAAGCCCTTGACGCAAACCCAGAAGTTCGTGCCATTGTCATTACTGGCAATGAAAAAGCCTTTGCCGCAGGCGCAGACATTAAGCAAATGGCGGGGAAAAATACAATTGATATGTTGTTGGCCGACCAATTCGCGACATGGGAAGCCATTCGTCGTTGCAAAAAACCGTTGATTGCTGCCGTGTCGGGCTTTGCGCTGGGTGGCGGCTGCGAACTGGCCATGACTTGCGATATGATTGTAGCCTCCGAAACGGCGCAATTCGGGCAACCCGAAATCAAAATTGGCGTAATCCCTGGCGCAGGCGGTACGCAACGCCTCACACGCGCCATCGGCAAGGCCAAAGCCATGGAATTGGTACTTACTGGTCGTTTTATTTCGGCAGCCGAAGCCGACCGTTTGGGTTTGGTTACGCGCGTTGTTCCTGTGGAATTATGCTTGTCCGAAGCCTTGAGTTTGGCCGCCAAAGTGGCCGAAATGTCGCCGCTGGCCGTGCGATTGGCCAAAGAAGCCGTCAATCAGACCTACGAAAATCACCTGAACGACGGCCTACATTTTGAACGCAAAAATTTTTATATGCTTTTCGCCTCCGACGACCAAAAAGAAGGAATGGCGGCATTTATCGAAAAGCGGAAACCGCAATTTACTGGCCGTTAG